The following DNA comes from Salvia splendens isolate huo1 chromosome 17, SspV2, whole genome shotgun sequence.
ATGCTTGAATCTGTTTGGCAGATTTTGACTGAATTGAAGTTATTTTAATAGGCTTTAAATTGGACTGTGAAGAATGAAAACAATAAAACCACTAAAGATTGCTCAATGATCATCTTCATTTAAGCTTGAGAAATTTGTTCTAATTTTCAGTTGTTTGATTCTTTAATTTGGAACGTGGTGTTAAAAGTGCTACTATGTCTTTTTGCTTCTCCAATTGTGTGGAGTGCAATTTGAATCATTCACATCGATTTgcatcttttttttaaatgaatttcgAGAAATATTTGAATGCGCTCTAATATAGGTCGACATTTAAAAAATAGCAAAGTTATGAAAGTATTAATGGGAATGATtgaaattttagaaattaaacaataataaatagttattcTTACAAACCATAGTAAACGAAAATAAATACTTACGAAGCATAGATTGTAGAAAAAAGAATATGTAAGTAAACAAAATTGTGAGTAAAACAACTACAtgtttttataaatattcatataattttttaatatagtaatatactccctccgtcaacgaaaaatagtctattttgtcattttgggacGTCACAAAAAATAATCCTATTtcttaaaatgaaatatttctctctcatacttttctcactttttctcatctctctcctactttaaaTACTTTTTATCTCTTACACCGTCCATAAATGTGACTATTTTTTTAGGATGGAGGAGTATAAAATATAtacggagtattatttttattttaatattttaaaaaaattgtgaacCATTGAGATTATGACAGATAACACCACTACATTGGACAAAGGGGAAAGGATGAAAGGGAATATTGGGAATATATTGAAGATCCTCCAATCACGATGATCTCATAGAATAAGTTTTGAAAGTTACATGTTTAATTGACAAAATTGTTTAGACTATAACACATAAGATATACTAATACTGATTCGAAGAAAGAAATCTGAGGTATGGTTCTACATATAAAAAAAgtaacataaaatttaaaatatataccactagccaaaataatatttttatgcgctatctctacttttatgtccaactccaaaatgtactactactactattattcacTTGTTGGtcaacaaaatacaaacaataaaTCATAGGTTTCCAATCACTCAAGCTTTTGAAATTCGAATTCCACTCACTATGCATCTATATAACATCATATTTTAGACatcttttaatttctttatagaCCCAAAAGAGGATCATCTTTTAATTTCTTGAAAAAAATACATCTTATCCTATAAATACTTAATTGTAGGTTGTAGATAAAAATTAGAATAACGAGTTTGAGGTTGTGATTTGTGGATCATAAGTAAAATGCACTAATTCACTAATTATAAAGAGCGTCATTATTATAACAACCATAAAACATGAACGTgttattttcttaaataatcaatcaaccatacatggcaaaagTACCATCTATGTGTTATTATAACATCAACAAACTCGAACAACAAACATCATTGTCTCTATTTTATTGCTATCTTCATCGTCTTAATTTCCTCAATAAGACGATCCATATCCACAAACGAGGAGCCACCAGGGCTCACGGCAGCCCTGGCTGATTCCGCCACCTCCTCCGCCCCCTTCAAGAACTCATCCTTCCTCGACTCCATAACCTCTCTCACCATCTTCTCCACGACAACTTTATCGCAACTATCCTTCATATCCAAACCAACCTTCCACACCGCCTCCACGTACCTACTGTTGACTTGCTGGTCAACGAAAAACGGCCAACAAATCATAGGCTTCCCCTCGACCATGCTCTCGAGAGTCGAGTTCCACCCACTGTGCGTCAGAAACCCACCCACGGCCGGATGCGCCAGCACCTCCTCCTGTGGGGCCCACCTCACTATGCAACCTCTCTCCTCCGTCCCCCGAGTCAACTCCTGATCAATCCCGGTCTCATCCGAATACCCGGTGACCGAGCCGGGCCTCCGGATCCACAAGAACCTAACCCCACTATTCACCAACCCATGCCATATCTCACACATTTGGTCCTTTGTCATGACAGCAAGACTACCAATGCTGACATAGACAACAGATTTGGAGGGCTGTCTGTCTAGCCAAGAAATGCAGCTCCTGTCTTCTTCCCAGATGCTGTTGGAGGTTGTGGAGCGAGCCTCCCGGCTCGCCATCCGGGCCTTGAGGTGGGCGTGGAGCGGGCCGAGGGCGTAGATGTTGGGGCAGACGGTGCGGAGTTGAGCGAGGATCGGAGCCTCGAGGTGGTGGAATGTGTTGAAGATGAGGCCTTGCGCGAGAGGGATGTGCTCGTCCTCGCGCAAGACTAGCTGGATTATCCGATCATTGAGATCGTTGGTGCGgtagaagctcggaagatcgcGCCGGCGGATGATGCCTTCCATGCCGGGTGCGTTCTTTATCATCTCATCTAAGTTGTCATCTAACAAAAACAGAGGCCAAAACAGAGTCCATCCAAAACAGAGGTCAAAACAGAGTATACAGTTAAAGATAGATAGGAATCTCCATTGTAATGAGATATATAAATCAAATTactaatctatataagtaaataaatatctgtgtcgaaaagaaacgtctctatTATCATAGAACAGAACCAAATTACTAATGAATCAAATAACAACACACCTTTGAAAGGAACCTCCCCTGCTTCAATGAGCTTAGGCAACAAGAGATACGTCCAAAATCCACAAGGACTAACGGTGTCGAAATACAGAAGCGGAGCTCCGATCTCGGCCGCTACATCGGTGGCGAAAGTGAAGATTCCATCAGCAATCAAGCAAGTCACGGGGGTTTCCGCCGTCAGCAGCATCTCCCGGAATATCGGAACAGCGGAAACGTCCATGGATTCTAGAAGATTCCCAATCTCAGCGCCGGTCCGAGGATTCTCCTCGGGCAGGCCGTCGGGGACGGTCAGGAATTGGAAGTTTGGATAGCTCTGGAAGCGAATGGAAGCATCGGTGTGGGTGATGAGGCGTTGGTGGATGTAATCTGTGTTGAGGAATGTGACTTTGATTTGGTTGATTGAGAGAATCTCGGCGAGTTTGAGCATACAGTTCACTGGTCCTTGCAGAGGTAAGGGGAATATGAAGACATGAGCTTCTCTTTGGTGTTGCATTTTTTTCTGGATTTGGAGTGTTTGTTTCTGCCGAGGTTTTGATGTTGCTAGttatttatgaattatgatgATGTTTTCTACGATGGGAATTGGTGGAATATAAGACTCCAGCAGACCTTTTTGATGCATTGGGGTAGACGTGTCCAGTTTTAACTAGATCGCTGGTTAACCGTCGGTTCCAAAATCGGACTCTTACGGTTCTGTTGTAAATGGGATCCCGATTTATCTAGGCTGGCTATGGTTAAATCTCGTTACGAattgaaaccggcggttccaccaGTTAATTGTGGTTTTGAATCGGAAATTATGGTTTCGGGCCTACTTACCTGTCGgtagagatgcccaaggtttacTGTTACGAACCAGAACTTTGAAATTTAAATAGAACCGAAACCGCCACTTTGGTTTAGGTTCCAAAATTCCAGAATcgaaaccgtgccggaaccCCAGGTTCTGGGCGCTGCGAAAAACCGCCGAAAAACCGTGAAATCGAGCTGGTACAGTAAAAAATCATCGGAAACCGGTGGTTCAAAACCGTTAAAAACCATTGAATAACTGCCGGTTCGACACCGGAACCGGCGGTCTTTAGTagtgaattttaaaattgttgCGGGAAGAAGCGAGCAAACTTCCATTTTAACTCTGTAATATTATTGTGTTTATTAATGTGATACTAATATTTTCTCATATCCTTGCTTTTTCAACTGAGGAGAAAAAAAGgttaaattaaagataaaaacaaaataatctaGTTATTTGGAATTTGGGCATTCAATAAGTAATTGGATACCAATGAAAACAAAggctaaaataaataaaataatctgCCTCTTTGAATTTAGGCATCTAATTGGTTGTCACCTTTGGAATAAGTCTATTTCGGCTATAGTTCCTAAAATGATTGTTTATCATAGTTTGTTTGAAAATTGTTGTATGGCTTTGCCTATTGGTGTTGTAGTATTTATTAAGTTCATATGTTTGGATACGTGATcaataaatatcaatttttatgTGCATTTTCCGTTGTTTCGTAATTTGAGAAGTCAACTTCTCCctataaaataatttagatTTCGTTTTCATTTTGGATTACGTTCAATCCTTGTCCCTAGATATACctgacaaaaagaaaaaaaaattaacaagtGGATCAAACAACCtagattaaatatttttatactattttattttaaactcGGATATAATGGCAGATATAGATGATATGGATGTCAATCTGGTTGGCTTAGCTAGTTTTGGGTCAACCCTACTCGGATTGCGGGTTAATTGAGTACGGCTAATTAGGTtgtattttttcgggttataaaagttcaattCTTATCCTAAAaacttgggttttgggctagcCCAACAGGTTAATCGCGTTGCTACAGacaaaattaacatgcgatcaatataataaataatgatgaaaaatagttatattataaatgtgaaacatataattataataaatttgagatatatgcttaaacttaaacataaatatgatcaaatactaatatttaagaCTTATGCaaagtgaaacataaacatatttcgagaaattttaaagcatgttttaaaaatttaaaaattttagtgaatttgaagtttctattttatttatctattattatattaataaaaaactaatatataatctgtatatttaatataaaagaaaaagttacctatattataaaaataatcaatgaactGCCGAATTAGGAGTCAatcaaatagaacaatagaaattttatcgggttttcgaaTCAGTTCATCGGATTTTCGgataaccctaaccctatagatttggcgggctattcagtccagcccacgggttgcaaGCTGCACTGACATTCCTACTAGGTGAAGCTAGGCGATACTAGTGGGGTTCggaaattatattaaattcagTGTTTGGAGCTATCGTTCATCCGGAAGCTCCATCCTATCCTATTGTCGTTGttgacttattttatttttcgacTGTCATCTAGTTTACTATTATGAGTTTCATTTTCTAGATCAACCATCGTGGGCCGTTCTACTTTTGTATAGGTTGTGTGTATAGTCAATTctgtttttataaatattatttggATGGGATCATTTGAGGCAGTGAATGTGGCCTCACTATGTTGTGTTAATCTTTTTCCTTATCTTGTCATCTGTCAAAGCAATGCAAAGGACTTTATCTCAATTATACCTCCCATATAATCCAAAAATCAGATAAAACAAGTTTGGAatcttataataaaattaattactgGTTGTGAGGGGTGGAAACAAAGACATTTAAATGTCTGTATAGTAAAAAAATTGGGTTATATACTAAGAATATCGGCAACCATTTACATTGAACTCAAATCCATTATAGTGTAAATATCACATCGaacttgattttacttcaactATTTGTACTAAactcaaatttaaaataatattctctTTATTATACCTTTTTCACTcatgaaatttgaaaaagttttttattttaatttagtgtaAATCTAAAAAAACTTTTACTCAAAAACCGAAAATGAGATTGGTTTTGGAGTATTATTAAAGCTAATTACCTATCTCATTCTAGTTTTTAGTATATCATTGGAAATGATCTAAGTAAAATATAGTAATATGATTTATGTGTGTATAGCTTTCTATCTTTGTAACAGATATAGAAACTTTGATTATAAGTAAGATAAATAATTGTATTGATTTGAAGTCTTACGATCTGAAGGAGGCAACTAAGACTGGGGGCTAtcacttttctttttcatttgtcattctctttttttataatatccctgtatatttttttcaaagttTTATATGGATATGATAgggttttatatatataataagaGGAGAGTGTTATATtactaactcaatacttaattactaattataattaaataatagtcattagatattcaaatcaagggcatATCATCAGTGTCAGGACAATCAACAATAAAAAGTGTCAAAGGATATTAAAgttaatttacaacaaattagttgtaactaactgaGATCTCACTTGCGTATGTTCCgatatcaaaatttgaaaaaaatttcaaaaattttcaattttttcgtacaacaaccaatgtcaacataatatataaaatatgtcaatataatacatgtagaatgtcattcttaaagcaatgtattgatattttcaaaacattgtgttgttatttacaaaacactatattcacattttcatccaaaatccTGATTCGgtagtttttttatctttttttatttaattaataaaaataaaaattacacgtgacaaattttagaccactagatttctaaattcttatggtcttaaattaattgtagttagcaactatAGAGTGAGTTAGCAATGGATCACATGCCTATAATATGATAGGGGCTCAACTTAATATGTCAAGATTCATACGAAAAAACATTTAAAGAGTATCAGTGGGTTCTAGAGTCCATATCATAAATTATATAGTATATGATTattatttcggtataattttaAGGATCAATCTaaagtaaattattttttttaagaaggATGGAGTAAATATTAATACCCCCCACCCTGACCATCCAGCCCACTGAGTCATTACATATATAACAAAGGTTtcttctattattctatttgaATTTATTAGATGTTATCATATGATTTGCGCCTTTCGGTCACCTAACtttatttttagtatatatTAATACATTTAATTAAAGTGTGATGCTGCCAAACTACCTTTGATTGATTGTTTTAATATTGTCTttataatattgttttaatatagTCTTTATAATATTGATTCTTGAAGTTTTTCCTAAGTTACATGGTCCACAGTCCACTCAATTTCTTAGACTAGTAACTAAATAATACTCTCATGTCCATCTTATTTCTTATCTACagcaaaacatttttttttcaacacaACGTATTATATAATGTTGTTTGGTGTATCAATCTGAAAGAtaataaagcaaaaaaaaaattagaacaaaaagtacttttatttatatactaATATAACACTTGAACAAGATATCTCAAAAAAATGTAGTATCatacaaaaatttattttaaggTTGGTGCTATATAAGCTAGTACCTTTTTTGATTCATGAATCACGCATGATTAGAAAGTTGAGCATAATATATTTCATATGAATATATATGTCGACATGTAGTGTAAAATGATTCCAATGATGTTTTATCTTATTTTGAATGCAAAAGAGTCAACactttaaatataatatatttgatAACACGACAAAGCTTAGATGCCAAATTAATTCTCATATTGTTACATAGTTTTCTTATAAGTAACACCCATTTCATTCTGTCCCATAAATATACGTGCATTTTCCATTTCTATCtatctaataaaaaaaatatgagtgtttctatttatggaaaattgtcttaactcattactcatatacattaatttatttacaacttatactactaacactactttaactacccaTTTCTTCTATCTTATTTTAGCAATTGTGCAATAACTTTCCATCACACGTATTTTGACAACATATTAATAACGAACTCTAATCAGGGCTGATTGGGTAACCATTCATGTTTTTACGGAGTATGATTTTTGTTTAATCTGAATTGATCTAAAACTGTGAATGCATACAAATCCGAACCAATTCATTATATTCAAATGTTCtacttttttataattaaattcaaactgaactgaaaattaaaaaatgttaacaaaattccaaaaattaagaaatttgaAATCTCTTTctcactattatttaaataaatatttactttaGATAGAATTACATATATtcaataatttgattttttggGTTTGTCAATTAAAAAATTAGAGCAAACTGAATAAAAATcagaattttaaagaaaaaactTTTGAATTAATATGAACACTGTCAATAGTCATGACAATAAATgccacgaattttaatgcaaaaataataaattataaaatataaaaaagaattatattattaatagtAGAAAATAAAATCACTTCACTCTGAAGTTAAATTTACCAAATATGAggaataataatatttttgaaggaatcataataaaaaaatttgactATTATTGTGGATAGAATAAATATTcgttttaatttgatttagtaGTTATTTGAGTTACAGATATTTTGTTCACAATCTAATATTCGTTTCAAATTGCTAGATGACAAAAAGTTATGACAGATATCATCATCAGATCAATTCTATTTCAGATTTACAAAAAAACGTATCACGAGCtcccgacggaattcccaaaaacacctcctgccacaacatacggacttcccactgcacagtgacggaattcacacaataaaaaaaattcacaaatgcacaaattaaaccatttccggaattaaacaatttacgtaattaaaatttcgacgcgaatacggagaaaatgcaaacatacttcattataaaaaatacataattactaaaaaaagtacattattattaaaataaaaaccggcttctcactcctcggattccccgtcGCCAGTCCCCTCGTCGCGGAATGAAATGATGTTCAACGggacgtatttatagaaattttaaaaaaacatttaatgcaataaacaggaattccgcgcggacgtccgtgggagtcaacgcaatggcggaattCCGCGGAACGCCGCGGAATTGCAAATTCCTCGatggaattccgtatccgtgcatgccacgcacagtggcggacgtccgccacggaattcccgcacgccggtgggaattccgcggtgacgtccgccactgttGATGCTCTTAGCTTATATTCATGTCGGGTATAGCATTTTGTGTTGTTTTAATGGAGACAAAAGATAATTTAAAGATAAAAAGCAAGCAACTTTGTTAAGgttaaaaaaaagtaacaaTAATGTTCTCAATATATTATACTATAACAAATATCAATGATAGTCATTGTCTACATACACCTCAATCAATAGTTGATTAGTATACAACACTAATATTTCTTCATATAGATAAAATCTTCATCGTCTTAATATCCTCAATCAAACgatcaaaatcaagaaacgaagACCCACCCGGATTCACGCTCATCTTAGCAAACTTCGCCATCTCACTAGCCCTCTCCGAGAACTCGTCCTTCCTCGACCCCATAACCTCCCTGACCATCTCTGCCACGACAACCCTGTCGCAACTATCCTTCATGTCCAAGCCCAGCCTCCAGACCTCTTCCACGTACCTACTGTTGACTTGCTGGTCCGCGTGGAACGGCCAACAGATCATAGGCTGCCCAGCGACCACGCTCTCCAGAGTCGAGTTCCACCCAGAGTGCGTCAGGAACCCCCCGACCGAGGGGTGGGCCAGCACCTCCTCCTGCGGGGCCCACCCCACCAAACACCCTCTCGCCTTTGTCCCCTGGGACAAATCCAAAGGGACGACGACATCATCGTCGTCGTGTTCGGGCCCGGGCCTGGGCACAGACACGGATCCAGGCCGGCGGGCCCACAGGAATCTTGATCCGCTGTCAACCAATCCGTGCCAAATCTCGTACAATTGGTCTCTTGTCATGACAGCAAGACTTCCAATGCTAACATAAATGACAGATTTGGACGGCTGTTTGTCCAGCCAAGAGATGCAGCTCTTGTCCTCTTCCCAGATGCTGTCGGAGGCGATCGAGGGTTCGCCTCCGGCCAGGCGGGATTTGAGGTGGGCGTGGAGGGGGCCGACGGCGTAGATGTTGGGGGAGATGGTGAGCATTTGGGAGAGGATTGGAGCTTCGAGGTGGTGGAATGTGTTGAAGATTAGGCCTTGAGCTAAGGGGATGTGGTTGGCTTCTTCGATGACGAGCTGTATTATCGGATCGTTCACGTCTTTGATTCGACAGAAGCTCGGGAGATCGCGCCGCCGCATCACGCCGTCTGTTCCGGCGACGACTTCGTCTAGCTCTTCATCTTTTTTTTGCCAatccattaataaaaaaaattagatttcaaaaaaatacatcaaattgaacatttttaatttattaaaataaagagCAATcgttcaaataaataaataaaattatacagtTGTTTTTTTCTGCCTAGTGATATTGATTTGCCTTTAATTGATGAAATTAAATCTgcaaccaaattttttttttttaattgtgaatTGTCTCTTAAATAGGTCTGTTCATGACTAAATTtattaaatcaataaaaaaatagatttaaAAATGCTAGAGACCAAAGAATGTAGATaaaaaacaatcacaaaaataaataaaattttctgacTAATATTAGTTTTGCCTTTGGTTGACGAAGCTAAATCCACGATTAAATTCATTCTTAGTCGTGCTCGTTAAATAGGTGTATACATGACTAATTAATCTATTATTGTGATGCAAATTGCCTTGTTTATGTAGTGAATAATGCACACAATAAcgaaacaaaattttaaaaatgtaaaaaaattatcTATCCAGTTCATTATCATTCTCCCTCGTTCCTGAAAATTTctcacttattttcatttccaTCCGTCcttaaaaatttatcacattcacttttactatttttgataGTGGACCCCGCATTCCGTTTACTCATCCTcactcacatttattataaaactaactaTAACAGTAGGACACACATACCATAAACTTTTTCAATCCGAtttctattactccctccgtccccgaataagagtcgtcaatttccattttaggccgtcccccattaagagtcactcttcatttttaccataaatggtagtaggcctcacactccactaactcactccactcacattttattataaaaccaatataaaaatatgggtcccacattccactaactttttcaaccaacttttctctacatttcttaaaactcgtgcccggtcaaagagcgactcctattaggggacggagggagtacatttcttaaaatccgtaccAAGTCAAATAGTGACAAATTATTAGAGACAGAGTGAGTATTACGTAACAATATCAAGCTGAAAGATTTAACTATACTTAGTAACTGTCTTATTTATCTTTCCCTAATATTTTTTCactcatatttaatttaaatttttttaattctgagCCGAGTCAAAGTAAGACAATTAATCGTAAGTACGTACCTGTAAAAGGAAACTCGCCGGATTGAATGAGGTTAGGCAAAGAGAGAAGGCCCCACAAACCACACGGACTAATGGTGTCGAAATACAACAACGGCACTCCGACATCCGCCGCCACGCTGGCAGCCCAAACAAACACCCCTTCGGCGATCAGACACGTGGCGGCGGGGCTGCCGGAGCTCAAAATCTCCCGGAAAACCGGCTGCGAGGCGGCCTCCATCGCCTGCAGCAGGTCGAGTATCTGATCTCCGGTGCGAGGGTTGTCGTCTGGCAGGCCGTCCGGGAGCGTTTCGAAGCGGAAATTGGGGTACTTGGAGAAGTAGGCGGAGTCGGGGAGGCGGCGGTGGACGTGGTGGCTGTTGATGAAGGTGACTCGGATTCCGGCGAGGCTGAGCATCTCGGCGAGCTTGAGCATGCACTTGACTGGGCCTTGGAGTGGGAGTGGGAATATCACTACATGAGGAGAGGGAGAGGTTTGTTTAcccatttttgtttttttatttttatttttgaggcTTTGGTTTTGTGGGAATGCTCTTTTTATAGGTGATTTTGGAGAATAGTTGGAGAGGTCTTTATTGTGATTTGATGCGGGTGTTTATGGAATAGTAGTGTTTGTTAACTTAGCTTGATGAATAGTGTGGTTGCTCCTTAAAATCCGATTCAACACGAGAGAAGTGCAATGTGTAGTGAGGTGGTGTATTAGACTTGGGATGGTGACTCAAGTGGTCTGAATAACTTTACTTTTCTGTAGTCGGTCTTGAATAACTTTACTTTTCTTTAGCCGGTCTTGAATAATGACTGAGTCAGGATTTTGACGTTGGGAGACTCAACTATTATTAATAAttgtaaattatttttagtATGGGTGGTCGAAAGTAAATGTAACATTTCATTAAAAGTAACTTTTCTAAGTTGGGATAATAGAGATAACTTAGAATTCAAGTTGGGATAATAGAGATAACATAGAATTCAAGTTGGGATAAGAGAGAATTAAAACCTCACCCTTAATTATGAGGGCAAAAGCGTTGACTATTTGCGCCTATACTTATAGTATTTATATGATAAAAACTAATTAGAGAATGAATGTTAGAAACTAGAGATAGATATAATGGTTGTTGTTGTTGAAACACACATCGACGTCGAAAAAGTCAGCTGTCTcaagaaaattaagaaaattaatgACAATAACACTTATTCAATTAGTATTTAAAATCTTATAATATTCTTTCAAACAAATTTCTAATAACATATGCACTTATTTGTGATAA
Coding sequences within:
- the LOC121775535 gene encoding 7-deoxyloganetic acid glucosyltransferase-like — translated: MQHQREAHVFIFPLPLQGPVNCMLKLAEILSINQIKVTFLNTDYIHQRLITHTDASIRFQSYPNFQFLTVPDGLPEENPRTGAEIGNLLESMDVSAVPIFREMLLTAETPVTCLIADGIFTFATDVAAEIGAPLLYFDTVSPCGFWTYLLLPKLIEAGEVPFKDDNLDEMIKNAPGMEGIIRRRDLPSFYRTNDLNDRIIQLVLREDEHIPLAQGLIFNTFHHLEAPILAQLRTVCPNIYALGPLHAHLKARMASREARSTTSNSIWEEDRSCISWLDRQPSKSVVYVSIGSLAVMTKDQMCEIWHGLVNSGVRFLWIRRPGSVTGYSDETGIDQELTRGTEERGCIVRWAPQEEVLAHPAVGGFLTHSGWNSTLESMVEGKPMICWPFFVDQQVNSRYVEAVWKVGLDMKDSCDKVVVEKMVREVMESRKDEFLKGAEEVAESARAAVSPGGSSFVDMDRLIEEIKTMKIAIK
- the LOC121773505 gene encoding 7-deoxyloganetic acid glucosyltransferase-like; amino-acid sequence: MGKQTSPSPHVVIFPLPLQGPVKCMLKLAEMLSLAGIRVTFINSHHVHRRLPDSAYFSKYPNFRFETLPDGLPDDNPRTGDQILDLLQAMEAASQPVFREILSSGSPAATCLIAEGVFVWAASVAADVGVPLLYFDTISPCGLWGLLSLPNLIQSGEFPFTDEELDEVVAGTDGVMRRRDLPSFCRIKDVNDPIIQLVIEEANHIPLAQGLIFNTFHHLEAPILSQMLTISPNIYAVGPLHAHLKSRLAGGEPSIASDSIWEEDKSCISWLDKQPSKSVIYVSIGSLAVMTRDQLYEIWHGLVDSGSRFLWARRPGSVSVPRPGPEHDDDDVVVPLDLSQGTKARGCLVGWAPQEEVLAHPSVGGFLTHSGWNSTLESVVAGQPMICWPFHADQQVNSRYVEEVWRLGLDMKDSCDRVVVAEMVREVMGSRKDEFSERASEMAKFAKMSVNPGGSSFLDFDRLIEDIKTMKILSI